In Aquimarina spinulae, a single window of DNA contains:
- a CDS encoding S41 family peptidase, with product MKKRIIYPVAAVIILLSTVSFKSDFFEIAKQIEIFTTMFKELNMNYVDETNPAELMDTAIKAMLDDLDPYTKYWNEQDVEASKIRNAGEYTGIGSSVKTIKDKIIIIEPYKGYPADKAGLKAGDEIIQIGDVKVADFKDDAGELLKGASGTKVDITYKRQGATKTTVLTREEIEVDAVPFYTLLDDNTGYIVLSKFNNKASSETIDALKDLKAKGANKVILDLRGNPGGLLSEAINVTNIFVPKGELITTTKSVVKKYNKEYFTKREPIDIQIPLVVLVNGRSASASEIVAGSIQDLDRGVVIGARSFGKGLVQRPKKLTYGTQLKITISRYYTPSGRCIQALDYWNRDKNNNAVRINEQDFKAFKTKNGRTVYDGGGIQPDIELETSKFSKITTALLRSDAIFEYGTKYYYSHQLKKSSDFKFTDQDYQDFKSFVKQSEFNFETETEKSFKKSLEIAKKEKFDKDIISTYNTLVASINTSKQAALDTYKTEIVNLLTDEIIKRYFYREGLYNYYVTHNPEVAKSQEILGNKNKYEELLK from the coding sequence ATGAAGAAGAGAATTATCTACCCCGTAGCTGCTGTGATTATCTTACTATCTACAGTAAGTTTTAAGTCAGATTTTTTTGAAATCGCTAAGCAGATTGAAATTTTCACTACTATGTTCAAAGAATTAAATATGAATTATGTAGATGAAACAAATCCTGCAGAATTAATGGATACGGCAATCAAAGCCATGTTAGATGATTTGGATCCCTATACTAAATATTGGAACGAGCAGGATGTTGAAGCTTCAAAAATACGTAATGCAGGAGAATACACAGGTATTGGATCCTCTGTAAAAACAATAAAAGATAAAATTATTATCATAGAACCTTATAAAGGTTATCCCGCAGATAAAGCTGGTCTTAAAGCTGGTGATGAAATTATACAAATAGGAGATGTAAAAGTAGCCGATTTTAAGGATGATGCAGGAGAACTTCTTAAAGGAGCCAGCGGAACTAAAGTTGACATTACCTATAAAAGACAGGGAGCAACTAAAACTACTGTATTAACACGAGAAGAAATAGAAGTAGATGCTGTTCCTTTTTATACTTTGCTAGACGATAATACCGGATATATTGTATTATCAAAATTTAATAACAAAGCCTCTAGTGAAACCATTGATGCTTTAAAAGATTTAAAAGCCAAAGGAGCCAATAAAGTAATTTTAGATCTAAGAGGTAACCCTGGTGGTTTATTAAGTGAAGCTATAAACGTTACTAATATTTTTGTGCCAAAAGGAGAGTTAATCACTACTACAAAATCGGTGGTTAAAAAATACAATAAAGAATATTTTACAAAGAGAGAACCTATTGATATCCAGATTCCCTTAGTCGTATTAGTAAATGGAAGAAGTGCATCGGCAAGTGAAATTGTTGCAGGTAGTATTCAGGATCTAGATAGAGGAGTAGTTATTGGTGCTAGAAGTTTTGGTAAGGGATTAGTACAGCGACCAAAAAAACTAACTTATGGTACTCAATTAAAAATTACTATTTCTAGATATTATACCCCAAGCGGAAGATGTATTCAGGCATTAGATTATTGGAATCGTGATAAAAATAATAATGCTGTACGCATCAATGAGCAAGATTTTAAAGCCTTTAAAACCAAAAACGGAAGAACAGTATATGATGGTGGTGGTATACAGCCAGATATTGAATTAGAGACCTCTAAATTTAGTAAAATTACTACCGCTTTATTACGATCTGATGCTATTTTCGAATATGGAACAAAATATTATTATTCTCATCAATTAAAAAAATCCTCTGATTTTAAATTTACAGATCAAGATTATCAAGATTTTAAAAGTTTTGTAAAACAAAGTGAGTTTAATTTTGAAACCGAAACCGAAAAATCATTTAAAAAATCATTAGAAATAGCAAAAAAGGAAAAGTTCGATAAAGATATAATCTCTACTTATAATACCCTTGTCGCTTCGATAAATACTTCTAAACAAGCAGCTTTAGACACTTATAAGACCGAAATTGTTAATTTACTAACAGATGAGATTATTAAACGTTATTTTTATCGTGAAGGATTATATAATTATTATGTAACACATAACCCAGAAGTAGCTAAAAGTCAGGAAATACTAGGTAATAAAAATAAGTACGAAGAGCTTTTAAAATAA
- a CDS encoding GNAT family N-acetyltransferase, with protein sequence MDIKFKVKRFDELSALELYKILRLRAEVFIIEQECIYQDIDDMDQKALHVIGYKNEEIVAYTRLFDAGDYFKDTSFGRVVIPKKERQYGYGHKLIKECVSAIETYFKTKVIKISAQTYLKKFYETHGFKQIGEEYLEDGIPHISMIRE encoded by the coding sequence ATGGATATCAAATTTAAAGTTAAACGTTTTGATGAACTCTCTGCACTAGAACTATATAAAATTTTGCGCTTGCGCGCAGAAGTATTTATAATAGAGCAAGAATGTATATATCAGGATATTGATGATATGGATCAAAAAGCACTTCATGTGATAGGGTATAAAAACGAAGAAATTGTTGCCTATACACGATTATTTGATGCAGGCGATTATTTTAAAGATACTAGTTTTGGACGAGTAGTCATACCTAAAAAAGAAAGACAATATGGGTACGGTCACAAACTAATTAAAGAGTGTGTGAGTGCTATAGAAACATATTTTAAAACTAAAGTGATTAAAATATCTGCTCAGACATATTTAAAAAAATTCTATGAAACACACGGTTTTAAACAAATAGGAGAGGAGTACCTCGAAGATGGTATTCCTCATATTAGTATGATTAGAGAATAA
- a CDS encoding cation diffusion facilitator family transporter, with protein sequence MVKVHAHNHSHSHDKLTGRNLLFSILLNIGITAAQVVGGLISGSLSLLSDALHNFSDVLSLIVSFFANRLAKREASIKRTFGFKRAEIMAAFINAISLVIIAFILVFEAIERLLDPQEISARVVIILSVVAIFGNGLSVLLLRRDSKVNMNMRSAYLHLVTDLMASFAVLIGGLLMKFYKLFWVDSLLTFIIAIYLIIVGYDLLKKSFKVLMLYTPDTIELKEIVKVINALPKVKSIHHIHVWQLNEEETHLEAHVDFDSDILVSEFGEILSTIENILHKEFKINHVTLQPEYGNKDNKDIIVQD encoded by the coding sequence ATGGTAAAAGTTCACGCTCATAATCATTCACATTCTCATGATAAACTTACTGGGCGTAATTTATTATTTTCTATTCTCTTAAATATTGGAATTACAGCTGCCCAGGTAGTTGGTGGTTTGATTTCTGGTAGCCTCTCTCTTTTATCAGATGCATTACATAACTTTAGTGATGTACTTTCTTTGATAGTTAGCTTTTTTGCTAATCGATTGGCAAAAAGAGAAGCTTCTATTAAAAGAACTTTTGGTTTTAAAAGAGCTGAGATTATGGCAGCGTTTATAAATGCTATTTCATTAGTTATAATAGCATTTATTCTTGTGTTTGAAGCAATAGAGCGATTACTAGATCCACAGGAAATAAGTGCACGTGTTGTAATTATTCTTTCTGTAGTAGCAATTTTTGGAAATGGATTAAGTGTTTTGCTTTTAAGAAGAGATAGTAAGGTAAATATGAATATGAGATCAGCATATTTACACCTGGTAACAGACTTAATGGCATCTTTTGCAGTTTTGATAGGGGGATTGTTAATGAAGTTTTATAAACTATTTTGGGTAGATAGCCTATTAACTTTTATAATTGCAATTTATCTGATTATTGTAGGCTATGATCTCTTAAAAAAATCATTCAAAGTATTAATGTTGTATACTCCCGATACTATTGAGTTAAAAGAAATAGTAAAAGTAATTAATGCTTTGCCAAAAGTTAAAAGTATACATCACATACATGTATGGCAACTTAACGAAGAAGAAACACACTTAGAAGCGCATGTAGATTTTGATAGTGATATTTTGGTTTCAGAATTTGGAGAAATACTTAGCACTATTGAAAATATACTTCATAAAGAATTTAAAATCAACCATGTTACGCTACAGCCAGAATATGGAAATAAGGATAATAAAGATATTATTGTACAGGATTAA
- the rpiB gene encoding ribose 5-phosphate isomerase B, protein MKIAIGNDHAGTEYKFAIAEYLESEGIEITNYGTNENNSVDYPDFVHPVAKDVNTEKVSFGILVCGSGNGVAMTANKYNNVRAGLCWTKEITELTRLHNDANIICIPARFTSLPQAVEMVKTFLGTKFEGGRHLNRVHKIPMCI, encoded by the coding sequence ATGAAAATAGCTATTGGAAATGATCACGCAGGAACTGAATACAAATTTGCAATCGCAGAATATTTAGAATCTGAAGGTATTGAAATTACTAACTACGGCACTAATGAAAACAATAGTGTTGATTATCCAGATTTTGTACATCCTGTAGCAAAAGATGTAAATACTGAAAAAGTTAGTTTTGGAATTTTGGTTTGCGGAAGCGGAAATGGTGTTGCTATGACAGCTAATAAATATAATAATGTTAGAGCTGGACTTTGCTGGACAAAAGAAATTACAGAATTAACCAGACTTCATAATGATGCTAATATCATATGTATTCCTGCAAGATTTACATCTCTACCTCAAGCTGTTGAAATGGTAAAAACATTCTTAGGAACAAAATTTGAAGGAGGCAGACATTTAAATAGAGTACATAAGATACCAATGTGTATTTAA
- the rnr gene encoding ribonuclease R: MKRKSRRRKKKSPKIENITQEILKILKAESNKSFNYKQIASKLGVDDASSRNQIIKKLSQLAAKKQIEEVDRGKFKIIPNINTYTGILEITSKGTGYVIVKDLEDDIFIPNNNLNKALNGDEVEVYVYRRKRRGKSEGEISRIISRKRSEFVGVIEIQKNYAFVNMQDGKMYTDIFIPKNKIADAENGDKVLVKLEDWPEKADSPFGKIVKVLGKPGEHNTEIHAILAQYGLPYEFPEEVENYANTLDTSIQESEIKNRRDMRKILTFTIDPKDAKDFDDALSFQILENGNYEIGIHIADVSHYVKPGTILDDEAYERATSVYLVDRVVPMLPEVLSNNACSLRPNEEKYTFSAVFELNDKAEIKNQWFGRTVTYSDARFAYEEAQHIIETRDNVIPAEISLTRKEYKADQKIADAVLKLDELAKVMRGKRMGEGAISFDKVEVKFSLNENNEPVGVFFKTSKDANKLIEEFMLLANKKVAEFIGKQNPKKTFIYRVHDEPNDEKLAALQNIIGRFGYKLDLRDRKTTTKSLNGLLKDVQGKKEQNLVDTLAIRSMSKAEYTTHNIGHYGLAFDYYSHFTSPIRRYPDVMAHRLLQHYLDKGKSVAEDEYEEKCNHSSSMENLAASAERDSIKFMQIKFMKDHEDEQFLGVISGVTEWGIYVEIINNKCEGMIRLRDMSDDHYVFDQDEYAIIGEQTKKVYQLGDEVYVKVKNADLIKRHLDFTLLGNKEEIE, from the coding sequence ATGAAAAGAAAGAGTAGAAGAAGAAAAAAGAAGTCACCTAAAATAGAGAATATTACCCAGGAAATACTCAAAATATTAAAAGCTGAATCAAATAAAAGTTTTAATTATAAGCAAATCGCATCAAAACTAGGAGTAGATGATGCAAGTAGTAGAAACCAGATTATAAAAAAATTATCTCAACTTGCTGCTAAGAAACAGATAGAAGAGGTAGATAGAGGAAAATTTAAAATCATACCTAATATTAATACCTATACAGGTATTCTAGAAATCACTTCAAAAGGTACGGGATATGTAATTGTAAAAGATCTTGAAGATGATATTTTTATTCCAAATAACAATCTTAATAAAGCGTTAAACGGAGATGAGGTAGAGGTTTATGTGTATCGTAGAAAACGAAGAGGAAAGAGCGAAGGAGAGATTTCGAGGATTATTTCTCGCAAAAGAAGTGAGTTTGTTGGTGTAATAGAGATTCAAAAAAATTATGCCTTTGTAAATATGCAAGACGGCAAAATGTATACTGATATTTTTATACCTAAGAATAAAATAGCCGATGCAGAGAACGGAGATAAGGTTTTAGTAAAACTAGAAGACTGGCCAGAAAAAGCAGATTCACCTTTTGGAAAAATAGTTAAAGTATTAGGAAAACCAGGAGAACACAATACCGAGATACATGCTATTTTGGCTCAGTATGGTCTGCCCTATGAGTTTCCTGAGGAGGTAGAGAATTATGCTAACACTTTAGATACATCTATTCAGGAATCAGAAATCAAGAATCGTAGGGATATGAGAAAAATTCTTACGTTTACTATTGATCCTAAGGATGCCAAAGACTTTGATGATGCATTATCATTTCAGATTTTAGAAAATGGTAATTATGAAATCGGAATTCATATTGCAGATGTATCACATTATGTAAAACCAGGAACAATACTTGATGATGAAGCTTATGAAAGAGCAACATCTGTATACCTGGTAGATAGAGTAGTACCTATGTTACCCGAGGTCCTATCTAATAATGCCTGTTCATTAAGACCAAACGAAGAAAAATATACATTTTCTGCAGTGTTTGAATTAAATGATAAAGCAGAAATTAAAAACCAATGGTTTGGAAGAACAGTAACCTATTCTGATGCAAGATTTGCATACGAAGAAGCGCAGCATATTATAGAAACCCGCGATAATGTAATTCCCGCAGAGATTTCACTTACCAGAAAAGAATATAAAGCCGATCAAAAAATAGCCGATGCTGTACTTAAATTAGATGAGCTTGCCAAAGTTATGCGAGGTAAACGAATGGGAGAAGGAGCTATTTCTTTTGATAAAGTAGAAGTAAAATTTAGTCTAAACGAAAATAACGAACCAGTAGGAGTGTTTTTTAAGACTTCTAAAGACGCTAATAAACTTATTGAGGAGTTTATGTTATTAGCTAATAAAAAGGTCGCAGAGTTCATAGGAAAGCAAAATCCTAAAAAAACATTTATTTATCGGGTGCATGATGAGCCTAATGACGAAAAATTAGCAGCATTACAAAATATTATTGGAAGATTTGGATATAAATTAGATCTTAGAGATCGAAAGACTACTACCAAGTCATTAAATGGATTATTAAAAGATGTTCAAGGTAAAAAAGAACAAAATTTAGTTGATACTTTAGCTATACGTAGTATGAGTAAGGCAGAATATACTACTCATAATATTGGTCATTATGGATTAGCATTTGATTATTATTCACATTTTACTTCGCCAATACGTAGATATCCAGATGTTATGGCACACCGTTTGTTACAGCATTATTTAGATAAAGGAAAATCTGTTGCAGAAGATGAGTATGAAGAAAAATGTAATCATAGTAGCAGTATGGAAAATCTAGCTGCCAGTGCAGAACGTGATTCTATAAAGTTTATGCAGATAAAGTTTATGAAAGATCATGAGGATGAACAGTTTCTTGGAGTCATCTCTGGAGTTACCGAGTGGGGGATTTATGTAGAAATAATTAATAATAAATGTGAAGGTATGATTCGTCTGCGGGACATGAGTGATGATCACTATGTTTTTGATCAAGATGAATATGCTATTATAGGAGAACAAACCAAAAAAGTATACCAATTAGGAGATGAGGTATATGTAAAAGTAAAAAATGCTGATCTTATAAAACGACACTTAGATTTTACCTTGTTAGGAAACAAGGAAGAAATAGAATAA
- a CDS encoding head GIN domain-containing protein, whose protein sequence is MKKLIFLFMFLWVALGQAQEDVKTKNLDYFTEVKVFDKIKVTLVKSDKHKVIITGYKRYDVEVIQEGLILKIRMSLDNLWDKSNTEVLVHYEELRKIDANEGSTVEVKDVLTRNKLDLRAQEGAIIQAKTKSETLFVKAVTGGEVHLEGIAKEQEVVINSGGKYFGSELETKRTQVKISAGGVAEVNAKDYIKANTNAGGSIRIYGDPKQKDTKKFLGGKIVEVN, encoded by the coding sequence ATGAAAAAATTGATATTTCTTTTTATGTTTTTATGGGTTGCATTAGGGCAAGCACAAGAAGACGTTAAAACCAAAAATCTAGATTATTTTACAGAAGTAAAAGTTTTTGATAAAATAAAAGTAACTCTTGTTAAAAGTGATAAACATAAAGTTATAATCACTGGTTATAAAAGATACGACGTAGAAGTTATTCAAGAAGGTCTTATTTTAAAAATTAGAATGTCTTTGGATAATCTGTGGGATAAAAGTAATACCGAAGTTTTGGTGCATTATGAAGAGCTTAGAAAAATTGATGCTAATGAAGGATCAACAGTAGAAGTAAAAGATGTTCTTACCAGAAATAAACTTGATCTTAGAGCTCAGGAAGGAGCAATTATACAAGCAAAAACTAAAAGTGAAACATTATTTGTTAAAGCGGTTACAGGCGGAGAAGTACATTTAGAGGGTATAGCTAAAGAACAGGAAGTCGTTATTAATTCTGGAGGAAAGTATTTTGGTAGTGAACTCGAAACAAAAAGAACACAAGTAAAAATTAGTGCTGGTGGAGTAGCAGAAGTAAATGCTAAAGATTATATCAAAGCAAATACTAATGCAGGAGGAAGTATAAGGATTTATGGAGATCCGAAACAAAAGGATACTAAAAAATTTTTAGGTGGAAAAATTGTTGAAGTTAACTAA
- a CDS encoding LysE family translocator, translated as MLQDAQAAIPLGFLLAFLIGPVFFVLLETAAIKGFRAALAVDLGVIFADIVFILIAYFSTNQILEKIKDDPALFIFGGMLLSTYGVISFIQERKNYNKLRDTTVEIINKHNYFMLFIKGFLLNFINIGVLGFWLSVIIVIGPQLDMNTNRILRFFTMVLGTYLFIDFFKMLLAKRLKRKLTPKRTYIIKRVISIIMIVFGVFLILKGVLPDTMEKRIQDEIEKITPESRFK; from the coding sequence ATGCTTCAAGATGCTCAAGCAGCTATACCATTAGGTTTTTTATTAGCCTTTCTAATTGGACCCGTTTTTTTTGTACTTCTGGAAACAGCAGCTATTAAAGGGTTTAGAGCAGCTTTAGCTGTAGATTTAGGAGTTATCTTTGCAGATATAGTATTTATTCTTATCGCTTATTTTAGTACCAATCAGATTTTAGAAAAAATAAAAGATGATCCTGCCTTATTTATATTTGGAGGGATGTTATTATCTACTTATGGTGTAATTTCTTTTATTCAGGAAAGAAAAAACTATAATAAACTTAGAGATACTACGGTAGAAATTATCAATAAGCATAACTATTTTATGTTATTTATAAAGGGTTTTTTACTCAATTTTATAAATATTGGAGTATTAGGATTTTGGTTAAGTGTTATTATTGTTATAGGACCACAGTTAGATATGAATACCAATAGAATTCTACGTTTTTTTACAATGGTTTTAGGTACATATCTTTTTATTGATTTCTTTAAAATGTTGCTAGCAAAGAGATTGAAGAGAAAATTAACTCCAAAAAGAACCTATATCATCAAAAGAGTCATTAGTATTATTATGATTGTATTTGGTGTATTTCTTATTTTAAAAGGTGTTTTACCAGATACAATGGAGAAACGAATTCAGGACGAAATTGAAAAAATAACACCAGAATCCAGATTTAAATAA
- the folB gene encoding dihydroneopterin aldolase gives MGLIKLKNIKVYAYHGCLVEEKKIGSDYRVDLKIKADLSKSAISDRLAETVDYVHLNHIVKEEMAIRSKLLEHAAERILVRILDELPLVDKVVVDVSKINPPIGGNVEMVTITRSKNR, from the coding sequence GTGGGACTAATAAAGTTAAAAAATATCAAGGTTTATGCTTATCATGGATGCCTTGTTGAAGAGAAAAAAATAGGATCGGATTACAGAGTAGATCTAAAGATTAAGGCCGATTTATCAAAGTCTGCAATATCTGATCGTTTAGCAGAAACTGTAGATTATGTTCATCTTAATCATATTGTAAAAGAAGAGATGGCTATTCGTTCTAAATTATTAGAACATGCCGCAGAGCGAATTTTAGTTCGTATATTAGATGAATTACCATTGGTTGATAAAGTTGTTGTAGATGTTTCTAAAATTAATCCACCTATAGGCGGAAATGTAGAAATGGTTACTATCACAAGGAGTAAAAACCGATAA